From Aspergillus fumigatus Af293 chromosome 5, whole genome shotgun sequence, a single genomic window includes:
- a CDS encoding mannoprotein, protein MLFSRVTPVALLVALATSALGEVNTKQAIEGMNTLQKRVSKARESIEGWDGGLLGVIPIASKMQGVKSSTADTRRTIEQSDAFGDEDQDEVLAAYQQLQPEIVGALNAAEQKAPAFKDAGVAFVARAMMDDLKSEKEKFKTTMQEKVPAERYRSTEPKVAEVNAAFDSAHKALSA, encoded by the exons ATGCTCTTCTCCCGCGTGACCCCAGTAGCGCTGCTCGTCGCCCTCGCGACATCCGCCCTGGGTGAAGTAAACACCAAGCAGGCTATCGAGGGTATGAATACTCTGCAAAAACGCGTCTCTAAGGCTCGCGAGAGCATCGAGGGATGGGACGGTGGCCTTTTAGGCGTCATCCCCATCGCCAGCAAAATGCAAGGCGTGAAGAGTTCCACTGCCGACACACGCAGGACCATTGAGCAGTCTGATGCATTTGGCGATGAGGACCAAGATGAAGTTCTGGCAGCATATCAGCAATTGCAGCCCGAAATTGTGGGAGCGCTTAATGCTGCAGAGCAGAAG GCGCCGGCTTTCAAAGATGCGGGAGTGGCCTTCGTGGCGAGGGCTATGATGGATGATCTCaagagtgagaaggagaaattcaAGACAACTATGCAGGAGAAGGTGCCTGCTGAGAGGTACCGCAGCACTGAGCCCAAGGTTGCTGAAGTCAATGCTGCCTTTGATAGCGCTCACAAGGCGCTCTCTGCTTAA